The Siphonobacter curvatus genome includes a window with the following:
- a CDS encoding glycoside hydrolase family 43 protein, whose amino-acid sequence MAAFAGMAQNQPEWGAWRHWGDQKDGTYHNPIIPSDYSDLDCIRVGDTYYAISSTFQFSPGMIILESKDLVNWKICGHAVSDLTQISDELSWKKMNRYGKGIWAGSLRHHKNRFYLFFGTPDEGYFMTSAAKAEGPWEPLTPLLREPGWDDCSAIWDEQGKGYFIGTHFADGYKTYLFNISADGKSIDRPSARLVNAGSGREASKLIKVKDWYYLVFSEHKPDKGRYVMAKRSRTITGPYAEEKQLALTSQEAMEPNQGGIVPGKDGKWYFLTHHGSGDWSGRIVSLLPITWIKDWPIIGTVVGDSIGTMTWEGKMPYTHSDGYTLARSDEFNAPVMAQQWEWNYQPRNDKYSLRERKGWLRLKAFKPLKNNELLTAGNTLTQRCFRTSKNEMIVKLDVSRMASGQRSGLCHFSEQHATLGVAQEGSTRWIEYRKNGAVLKGDALTGSTIWLRSVWGLEGKATFSYSLDGKKYTSFGEPYALAWGYYRGDRIGIYCFNNEAEKGSVDVDYAQHTIEK is encoded by the coding sequence TTGGCTGCTTTCGCAGGTATGGCCCAGAATCAGCCGGAATGGGGAGCCTGGAGGCATTGGGGAGATCAGAAAGATGGTACTTACCACAATCCCATCATTCCCAGCGATTACAGCGACCTGGATTGCATCCGGGTGGGCGACACCTATTACGCCATTTCTTCTACCTTTCAGTTCTCGCCAGGTATGATTATCCTGGAATCTAAGGACTTGGTAAACTGGAAAATCTGTGGTCATGCCGTTTCGGATCTTACGCAAATCTCCGATGAATTATCCTGGAAGAAAATGAATCGGTACGGCAAAGGCATTTGGGCCGGTTCGTTAAGACATCATAAGAATCGCTTTTACCTTTTCTTTGGAACGCCCGACGAAGGATATTTCATGACCTCCGCGGCGAAAGCGGAAGGCCCCTGGGAACCCCTAACTCCCCTACTCCGGGAACCCGGCTGGGATGACTGCTCGGCAATCTGGGATGAACAAGGGAAAGGCTATTTCATCGGTACGCATTTTGCCGATGGTTACAAAACCTATCTTTTCAACATATCGGCCGATGGAAAGTCCATTGATCGGCCATCAGCCAGATTAGTAAATGCCGGGTCAGGAAGAGAAGCCAGTAAGCTCATTAAAGTTAAGGACTGGTATTACCTCGTCTTTAGTGAACACAAACCTGATAAAGGACGGTATGTGATGGCCAAACGCTCCAGAACGATTACGGGCCCGTATGCTGAAGAAAAGCAACTTGCTCTGACGAGTCAGGAAGCCATGGAGCCCAATCAGGGAGGCATTGTTCCGGGCAAGGATGGGAAATGGTACTTTCTGACTCATCATGGCTCGGGAGACTGGTCAGGACGCATCGTAAGCTTACTACCCATTACCTGGATTAAGGACTGGCCGATCATTGGTACTGTAGTCGGAGACTCGATTGGAACCATGACCTGGGAGGGTAAAATGCCTTATACCCATTCCGACGGCTACACTCTGGCCCGAAGCGACGAATTCAATGCACCTGTCATGGCCCAGCAATGGGAATGGAATTATCAGCCCCGGAACGACAAGTATTCGCTCCGTGAGCGGAAGGGATGGCTGCGGCTCAAGGCTTTTAAACCCCTGAAAAACAATGAACTATTAACCGCTGGCAATACCCTTACGCAGCGTTGTTTCAGAACTTCTAAAAATGAAATGATTGTAAAGTTGGACGTTTCGCGGATGGCTTCAGGTCAGCGAAGTGGGCTGTGTCATTTCTCGGAACAACACGCCACTCTTGGGGTTGCTCAGGAGGGCAGTACCCGCTGGATTGAATATCGAAAAAATGGGGCAGTTCTCAAGGGTGATGCATTAACCGGATCAACCATCTGGCTTCGGTCGGTCTGGGGATTAGAGGGAAAAGCTACTTTTTCGTATAGCCTGGATGGGAAAAAATATACCTCTTTCGGCGAGCCTTACGCGTTAGCCTGGGGCTATTACCGGGGGGATCGAATCGGTATTTACTGCTTCAACAACGAAGCCGAAAAAGGATCGGTTGATGTTGATTATGCCCAACACACGATTGAAAAGTAG
- a CDS encoding outer membrane beta-barrel family protein, whose product MMATMRQGKWQGYGQFSLDHSPTYEIETNNRQVAGDRFHQVNRQNTQPRDFSGMLGISYQLSSHQVIGIDGKGMLRWTTERTQGQLYQMGSGIPLQVYLQRTNHAQAQSEALHAYYVWTLDTLGSSLSLDGDYYRTGSHQEDQFSNLYKQNSVPDFQFDSQQDQSRTSAIYAFKVDWIKKMAFATLESGFKTSSVANRSTVNQDSLLGADQQSTPGYANAFTYRERIQAIYLSIHKPFRHLNFKTGLRYEYTLGFDYTRQLVHRHYQYLFPSASLTAQCRVHQLTFSYRKSIMRPLYTNLNPFAYYLDSYNVVAGNPALNPALAQIGEFNYVFKNTRLLTVNYIYLKDATLDVLTYDPHQQVNQSRPQSVGQLQTWYIATGQALELAKGWSLSTDLAVLYNRVDQPTHLGQWSWTALLNSDWQFKKGWSAWLLAKYASPSLYELSRIFSVSTVSMGLKKGIAKGKGFVAVEGNDLFYSDRSKTIYHYEDIRQKTVRKWQSRTVRISLNYTFGRSKVVLTNQRNSNPEEIDRLKH is encoded by the coding sequence ATGATGGCTACCATGCGACAGGGGAAATGGCAGGGCTATGGTCAATTTAGTCTGGATCATAGCCCCACCTATGAGATCGAAACCAACAACCGACAGGTCGCAGGCGATCGTTTTCACCAGGTAAATCGGCAAAACACTCAGCCAAGGGATTTTTCGGGCATGCTCGGCATCAGCTACCAACTGTCCTCTCACCAGGTCATTGGTATAGACGGCAAAGGTATGCTCCGATGGACTACCGAACGAACCCAGGGTCAGTTATATCAAATGGGATCAGGTATACCACTGCAGGTTTACCTGCAACGTACGAATCATGCACAAGCCCAGAGTGAAGCACTCCATGCATATTATGTCTGGACCCTGGATACGCTGGGTTCCAGTCTAAGTCTGGACGGAGACTATTACCGCACCGGATCGCATCAGGAAGATCAATTCAGTAATCTTTACAAACAAAACTCAGTACCTGATTTTCAGTTTGATTCGCAGCAAGATCAATCGCGTACTTCTGCTATCTACGCTTTCAAAGTTGATTGGATTAAAAAAATGGCGTTTGCTACCCTAGAATCGGGCTTTAAGACCAGCTCAGTTGCAAACCGTAGTACAGTAAATCAGGATTCGCTACTGGGAGCCGACCAACAGTCTACACCGGGCTACGCCAATGCATTTACGTACCGGGAGCGGATTCAGGCGATTTACCTGTCCATCCATAAACCGTTCAGGCATCTGAACTTTAAGACGGGTTTACGTTATGAATACACGTTGGGCTTTGACTATACGCGTCAACTCGTGCATCGCCACTATCAGTATCTGTTTCCATCCGCTTCGTTGACGGCCCAGTGCAGAGTTCATCAACTGACATTTTCGTATCGCAAGAGTATCATGCGGCCCCTATACACAAATTTAAACCCCTTCGCTTACTACTTAGACTCTTATAATGTGGTGGCCGGGAATCCAGCACTCAATCCGGCACTGGCTCAGATTGGGGAATTCAATTACGTCTTCAAAAACACCCGGCTTCTAACGGTCAACTACATTTACTTGAAAGATGCGACACTTGATGTACTCACTTACGACCCGCATCAGCAAGTCAATCAATCCAGGCCCCAAAGCGTGGGCCAGCTACAGACCTGGTATATCGCGACTGGTCAAGCCCTGGAACTCGCTAAGGGCTGGTCCCTGAGTACGGATCTGGCGGTCCTGTACAATCGCGTTGACCAGCCCACGCATCTGGGACAATGGAGCTGGACGGCTCTGCTGAATTCCGATTGGCAATTCAAAAAGGGCTGGTCGGCCTGGTTACTCGCTAAGTATGCGTCCCCCAGTTTGTATGAGTTATCCCGTATCTTCTCGGTCAGCACCGTTTCCATGGGACTGAAAAAAGGGATTGCGAAAGGAAAAGGCTTTGTAGCCGTGGAGGGTAATGATCTCTTCTATAGTGATCGATCCAAGACGATTTATCATTACGAGGACATTCGACAGAAGACCGTTCGAAAGTGGCAAAGCCGCACGGTACGGATAAGTCTGAACTACACGTTTGGCCGTTCAAAGGTGGTCTTAACTAATCAACGCAATAGCAACCCTGAGGAAATTGATCGGCTGAAACACTAA
- a CDS encoding carboxypeptidase-like regulatory domain-containing protein: MLLTPRFVFTFYFLCGVIGLAILSLSTAFSQTSLLSGQVNSVTETRGLVGVHAVLTSYSAPITTQYAVSGNEGRFAFENVHKGLYRLTLSHVGYQTLVIDSIACHQQRIELGELTLALSQQALEEVVIRTKKPVIHYESDRFRVDVQAMHTRGDQGIDLLGRIPGVKLDRDGELSLQGKTGVLVYINGKQSYLTGNALLSYLKSLPASDIASIDFLPTPSASYDAAGSGAS, from the coding sequence ATGCTATTAACGCCCCGATTTGTCTTTACTTTCTACTTTCTATGCGGTGTGATAGGTTTAGCAATTCTGTCACTCAGTACCGCATTCAGTCAGACCTCCCTGCTCAGCGGTCAAGTCAATAGTGTCACCGAAACCCGGGGATTAGTAGGCGTTCATGCCGTCCTGACTTCCTATTCGGCTCCAATCACTACCCAGTATGCTGTTTCGGGGAACGAAGGACGATTCGCCTTCGAAAATGTGCACAAAGGACTGTACCGACTCACGCTCTCACACGTAGGGTATCAAACCTTAGTTATAGATTCGATTGCTTGTCATCAGCAGCGAATCGAACTGGGTGAGTTGACCCTTGCCCTGAGTCAGCAAGCGTTGGAAGAAGTAGTGATTCGGACAAAAAAGCCAGTGATTCATTATGAGTCGGATCGATTCCGGGTCGATGTTCAGGCCATGCATACGCGAGGAGACCAGGGAATTGATCTTTTAGGCCGTATTCCAGGGGTAAAACTGGATCGCGATGGCGAGTTGAGCTTACAGGGCAAAACCGGTGTTTTAGTATACATCAATGGTAAGCAAAGCTACCTGACGGGCAATGCCTTGCTAAGTTATTTGAAGAGCTTACCGGCGAGCGATATCGCCTCGATTGATTTCCTGCCGACGCCCTCTGCTTCCTACGATGCAGCTGGCTCGGGGGCGTCATAG
- a CDS encoding sensor histidine kinase produces MKRSQLPLIFVLVWFGSTLYLLVGAIVFNRVSLQSISLIVSSQVLQMGVILPCALFIFPRYWKRSTWFQLVGSLSSLLVGFVLTRYVVEEILFVHWLGLAKQERIDLFFFIYENMYYSFPGVFIGFIIYLLTKSYTTEAQNQALAQELRQAELSLLKSQLNPHFLYNTLNYLYAMALPMPGPLAPAILKLSKTLQYTLTQNRSRLVALSEEIQFIQDYLNLYQLRFSPSFYYQLQIDGPVESVELPPLLLLPFIENALKHGVTSDPTCPISIELSTNDSQLIFRVTNRINRQSRIPSTSIGLKNLERRLTLLYPDRYTLTIQNQADIFDASLILSL; encoded by the coding sequence ATGAAGCGAAGTCAATTACCCCTAATTTTCGTGCTGGTCTGGTTTGGCTCTACCTTATATCTATTGGTAGGAGCGATCGTCTTCAATCGGGTATCGCTACAAAGTATCTCACTCATTGTAAGTTCGCAGGTATTGCAAATGGGCGTTATTTTACCTTGTGCCCTCTTTATTTTTCCTCGGTACTGGAAACGGAGCACCTGGTTTCAGCTGGTGGGTAGTCTGAGCAGTCTTCTGGTGGGTTTTGTCTTGACTCGGTATGTAGTGGAGGAAATTCTCTTTGTTCACTGGTTAGGTTTAGCGAAGCAGGAGCGGATCGATTTGTTCTTTTTCATCTACGAGAACATGTATTACTCGTTTCCCGGCGTCTTTATCGGCTTCATCATTTACCTATTGACCAAATCCTATACCACGGAGGCCCAGAACCAGGCACTGGCTCAAGAGCTTCGGCAAGCGGAACTTTCCTTGTTAAAATCGCAACTGAATCCGCATTTTCTTTATAATACGCTGAATTATCTCTATGCAATGGCCTTACCCATGCCCGGTCCACTAGCTCCCGCAATACTAAAGCTTTCAAAGACATTACAATACACGCTCACCCAGAACCGGAGTAGACTAGTAGCCTTGAGCGAGGAGATACAGTTCATCCAGGATTATCTAAACTTATACCAGCTACGCTTTTCACCGTCCTTTTATTACCAGTTACAGATCGACGGACCCGTTGAATCTGTGGAGTTACCGCCCTTATTGCTGCTGCCGTTCATTGAAAATGCTCTCAAGCATGGCGTTACCAGTGACCCTACTTGCCCCATCTCCATTGAGCTATCTACAAACGATTCCCAGCTGATTTTCAGAGTTACAAACCGTATCAATCGGCAATCCCGCATACCATCGACGAGTATTGGACTAAAAAATTTGGAACGACGCTTAACCTTACTTTATCCCGACCGGTATACGTTGACGATTCAAAACCAGGCAGATATTTTTGATGCGTCCCTGATTCTTAGCTTATGA
- a CDS encoding LytR/AlgR family response regulator transcription factor, with the protein MTNVTPYRCLALDDELYATQVIETYLTQTPDFTLVKATTDVYESIRLVNAGLIDLVFLDIQMPELTGLQFMKICGETCKVILTTAYPDYALEGFNLDAVDYLIKPIEFERFQKALSKFLALQGSSSPNASQAKTHIFLKGDAKHTFHRVAFSDILYIEGLNNYISVYTTQQRIVTYMALKDILELLPDTQFCRVHRSYIVSLVHIRLIDGGMVYIGSKGIPVSDSYKASFYELINSR; encoded by the coding sequence ATGACTAATGTAACTCCTTACCGTTGCCTGGCACTCGATGATGAGTTGTATGCCACGCAAGTCATTGAGACGTACTTAACTCAAACTCCTGACTTTACCCTAGTAAAAGCAACCACGGATGTCTACGAGAGCATACGCCTGGTCAACGCGGGACTCATTGATCTGGTCTTTCTGGACATTCAGATGCCGGAGCTGACGGGACTGCAATTCATGAAAATTTGTGGGGAGACGTGTAAAGTTATTTTGACTACCGCTTACCCTGATTATGCCTTAGAGGGATTCAATCTGGATGCGGTGGATTACCTGATCAAGCCAATTGAGTTTGAACGCTTTCAAAAGGCTTTGTCTAAGTTTTTAGCCCTTCAGGGCAGCTCTTCACCTAATGCCAGCCAGGCGAAAACCCATATTTTTCTTAAGGGGGACGCCAAACATACGTTTCACCGGGTAGCCTTCAGTGATATTCTTTACATCGAGGGCTTGAATAACTACATATCGGTATATACTACACAGCAACGCATTGTGACGTATATGGCCCTGAAAGACATCCTGGAACTACTACCGGATACGCAGTTTTGCCGGGTCCATCGCTCCTATATAGTCTCACTTGTCCATATTCGACTTATCGATGGAGGGATGGTATACATTGGCTCTAAAGGAATTCCTGTCAGTGATAGTTATAAGGCCAGTTTTTATGAATTAATCAATAGTCGGTAA
- a CDS encoding serine hydrolase domain-containing protein, translating to MLSKLAFSSMKCIRIVYLIAALHQTCYAQSPKLPPQAIQQIDSLFAPYAKVPGFSLGIFTPSKVLFSKGYGLANLDYNLPNTSATVFNIASLSKQFTAACVALLILQDSLSLEDPVAKYLPQVGQYTDTIRIKHLVYMTSGIAEYHRLPRKNGLHWNLYDYFTVDTAIQASLSQPKLDFVPGMQWAYSNVNYMLLTKIVEKVSGKRFSQFAREHLFLPLGMKSTHVDDDVTLIVPNRATGYMPLTPALIEQTRQAGYYLEDRHGYAQMHRNAPHHGGSGVFTSINDWFLWNQNFYTHKIGGQAFYDLMHQRLKFNHPKDNDAFGLVFGRFEGEEIIWYSGGDIGFNSYFMRFPQQQVTVVCFSNFDSAGLAEKLAHQVGNILKKNKVLVKLK from the coding sequence ATGTTGTCCAAATTAGCGTTTTCCAGCATGAAATGTATCAGAATTGTCTACTTGATCGCTGCTTTGCACCAAACCTGTTATGCTCAAAGCCCAAAGCTTCCCCCCCAAGCAATCCAGCAGATTGATTCGTTGTTTGCTCCTTATGCTAAAGTACCCGGCTTTTCTCTAGGCATTTTCACCCCATCTAAGGTTCTTTTCAGCAAAGGATATGGACTAGCTAATTTGGATTACAACCTTCCCAATACTTCAGCCACGGTTTTCAACATTGCTTCCCTTTCCAAACAGTTTACTGCGGCGTGTGTAGCCCTTTTAATCTTGCAGGACTCACTTTCTTTGGAAGATCCGGTAGCGAAGTATCTACCCCAAGTCGGTCAATATACAGATACGATTCGAATCAAACACTTGGTTTACATGACCAGTGGTATTGCGGAGTATCATCGCTTACCTCGTAAAAATGGCTTGCACTGGAATCTTTATGATTATTTCACCGTGGACACTGCTATTCAAGCTTCTTTAAGTCAGCCCAAGCTTGATTTTGTTCCTGGTATGCAATGGGCCTACAGTAATGTTAACTATATGCTGCTGACCAAAATTGTCGAGAAAGTCAGTGGCAAACGCTTTAGCCAATTCGCCAGAGAGCACTTATTTCTACCGCTGGGCATGAAGAGTACTCATGTGGATGACGATGTAACCTTAATAGTGCCTAATCGGGCTACGGGTTATATGCCACTCACACCAGCACTGATCGAGCAGACCCGGCAAGCCGGGTATTATCTGGAAGATCGGCATGGTTACGCTCAAATGCATCGTAATGCCCCGCACCACGGGGGAAGTGGCGTATTCACTTCCATTAATGACTGGTTTTTGTGGAATCAGAATTTTTACACCCACAAAATAGGTGGTCAAGCTTTCTATGACTTGATGCACCAACGCTTAAAATTCAATCACCCGAAGGATAATGATGCCTTTGGCTTAGTATTTGGCCGTTTCGAAGGGGAAGAAATTATTTGGTACTCGGGAGGGGATATTGGCTTTAATAGCTACTTCATGCGTTTTCCCCAGCAGCAAGTAACCGTAGTGTGTTTTTCTAACTTTGATTCAGCAGGACTAGCTGAAAAACTAGCTCACCAGGTAGGGAATATTTTAAAGAAAAACAAGGTATTAGTAAAGCTAAAGTAA
- a CDS encoding recombinase family protein, translated as MLQSYVAYFRVSTQKQGRSGLGLEAQRSTVDSYLKGRGVMIANFTDIESGKKADRPQLQAAIAYCKEYRAVLLIAKLDRLTRNVAFIFTLRDSGVEFVCADMPEANTLTIGVMATMAQYERELIADRTKKALAEKKKQGVALGKPENLTDSAKLKSLNIRQQNARMHENNRRAGILAQALRKSGHNWSTIATVLNENGFRTRRGKTFQAVQVQRIIKLMES; from the coding sequence ATGCTTCAATCGTACGTAGCGTACTTCCGGGTTTCCACCCAAAAGCAAGGGCGTTCAGGCTTGGGACTGGAAGCCCAACGGTCCACCGTAGATTCCTATTTAAAGGGGCGGGGTGTGATGATTGCTAACTTTACGGACATCGAATCGGGTAAGAAAGCCGACCGTCCCCAGTTACAGGCCGCTATTGCTTACTGTAAAGAATACCGGGCTGTCTTGCTGATTGCCAAGCTCGATCGCCTCACCCGGAATGTAGCTTTTATTTTTACCCTGCGGGATTCAGGGGTAGAGTTTGTGTGTGCAGATATGCCCGAGGCCAATACGCTTACCATTGGTGTGATGGCTACAATGGCCCAATACGAGCGTGAGCTAATTGCCGATCGTACTAAAAAAGCTTTAGCTGAAAAGAAAAAACAGGGCGTAGCCTTGGGAAAGCCCGAAAATCTAACGGATTCAGCAAAATTAAAAAGCCTGAATATTCGGCAACAGAATGCCCGTATGCACGAAAATAATCGCCGGGCGGGCATATTGGCTCAGGCTTTACGCAAAAGCGGTCATAATTGGAGTACGATTGCTACCGTACTCAATGAAAATGGCTTTCGGACTCGACGCGGCAAAACCTTTCAAGCCGTTCAGGTACAGCGAATTATCAAGTTAATGGAAAGCTAG
- a CDS encoding GAF domain-containing protein, with protein MNILDLDMPFRIQLSFAAILDRLYSIAQGSDSDQARSAQTLLDELAPFPEFREGITSIKQVQEHADLIRRLLENYFPPELTYNEIKAVSIPLLPIIFNHTERFKHILAAAGPDFEMGIRDFDAHQFYVLSCCIILNDVYGTKLDFSKPLFYDIPTAQGIIRHYRILYNADFLDIIPTEQALQLSQADIEELLDNYDNLDLWKAKFPPNSWLMKGFALMVLYDATTENAVSLLKEKLLGSYQIDFHENLLPIFQSIFNSKSLQIGFTMYNAANDTFTKAAFGEPLPSFILSGHDSCEARQTLCEKSYQKIVNDHIYFAVADTREYAVHSLLIEHLNQQQIRSFILAPVVKNQQLWGVLEVVSSRPREFNSINAHKLEVLMPFLTETIDRMEAELQNHIQAFIQNVYTTIHPSVYWKFRQEALAYLYHQQAGQPHTLADIAFPDVHPLYGQVDVKGSSEARNLSTQKDLQTQLETLQRVLDQVGMETFEKQQVAHFLIDISQPLQASTEPYITAYLDHRIHPHLLTLNDPSIDDYFRETALDTGRFYHHRRKYDRAIQQINDNLTRTIDQRQQEAQAIFPHYYERFRTDGVEHNLYIGASIAPTLGFHTEHLRKLRLWQLRVVCEMEASHQQLRPVLPYPFDVTTLILVFPSTITIAFRLDEKRFDVQGTYNARFEIVKKRIDKAHVKGTQERITQSGKLCVVYSGEEEEAEYDQYLTQLQKEGLLDSTIEKLDVEDLQGVAGLKVLRVGITVPRGKDFASIPVESGRITKEPTPN; from the coding sequence ATGAATATACTGGATTTGGATATGCCCTTTCGAATTCAGCTAAGTTTTGCTGCAATTCTTGATCGGCTCTATAGTATTGCTCAAGGTTCGGATTCCGACCAGGCTCGTTCCGCTCAAACCCTGTTGGATGAGCTGGCCCCATTTCCAGAATTCCGGGAGGGAATCACGAGTATCAAACAGGTACAGGAACACGCCGATCTGATTCGGCGTCTTTTGGAAAATTACTTCCCGCCCGAACTAACCTACAATGAAATTAAAGCGGTTAGTATTCCGCTTCTCCCGATTATTTTCAACCATACGGAACGCTTTAAGCATATCTTAGCGGCTGCAGGGCCCGACTTTGAAATGGGTATCCGTGATTTCGATGCTCATCAATTTTACGTTCTAAGTTGCTGCATCATTCTCAATGATGTATACGGTACGAAACTCGACTTTTCTAAACCACTCTTTTACGACATTCCCACGGCTCAGGGTATTATTCGGCATTACCGCATTTTGTACAACGCCGATTTTTTAGATATAATTCCTACCGAACAGGCTCTACAACTGAGTCAGGCAGATATTGAGGAACTACTGGATAACTACGACAATCTGGACCTTTGGAAAGCAAAATTTCCACCCAATAGCTGGTTGATGAAGGGATTTGCCCTGATGGTGTTGTACGACGCAACCACTGAAAATGCGGTTTCCTTATTGAAAGAAAAACTACTGGGCTCGTACCAGATTGATTTTCACGAAAACCTGCTACCCATTTTTCAATCCATATTCAATTCCAAATCGCTGCAGATTGGATTTACGATGTACAACGCAGCGAACGATACGTTCACAAAAGCCGCTTTTGGGGAGCCTTTGCCTAGCTTCATCCTTTCCGGACATGATTCCTGTGAGGCTCGGCAAACTTTATGCGAGAAATCCTACCAGAAAATTGTGAACGATCACATCTACTTTGCCGTAGCAGATACCCGGGAATATGCCGTTCATAGTTTGCTCATTGAGCACCTGAATCAACAGCAGATCCGTAGTTTTATTCTGGCTCCAGTCGTCAAAAATCAACAGCTGTGGGGCGTTTTGGAGGTGGTTTCTTCGCGACCGAGGGAATTCAACAGTATCAATGCTCATAAACTGGAGGTACTGATGCCCTTTTTAACGGAGACTATCGATCGGATGGAGGCGGAGCTACAGAACCATATTCAGGCCTTTATTCAAAACGTGTATACAACCATTCATCCGAGTGTGTACTGGAAATTTCGGCAGGAGGCTTTAGCGTATTTGTATCATCAGCAAGCAGGACAACCACATACGCTAGCCGATATTGCTTTTCCTGACGTGCATCCCCTGTATGGTCAGGTGGATGTCAAAGGATCTTCCGAAGCCCGTAACTTAAGTACACAAAAAGATCTACAGACGCAACTTGAGACCTTACAACGTGTACTGGATCAGGTAGGAATGGAAACGTTTGAAAAACAACAGGTCGCTCACTTTTTGATTGACATTTCCCAGCCCCTGCAAGCCAGTACGGAACCGTACATCACCGCGTATTTGGATCATCGCATCCATCCGCATTTACTTACGTTGAACGATCCTAGCATAGACGATTATTTTCGGGAGACGGCTTTAGACACAGGCCGATTTTATCACCACCGGCGGAAATACGATCGAGCCATTCAGCAGATCAATGATAACCTGACGCGTACCATCGACCAGCGGCAACAGGAAGCTCAGGCCATTTTTCCGCATTACTATGAACGATTCCGAACCGATGGGGTAGAGCATAATCTGTACATCGGTGCTTCTATTGCCCCAACCCTCGGCTTTCATACCGAACACCTGCGTAAGTTGCGATTGTGGCAACTTCGCGTAGTGTGTGAAATGGAAGCGAGTCATCAGCAATTGCGACCAGTGTTGCCGTATCCATTCGATGTAACAACCTTGATCCTGGTATTTCCCAGTACCATCACCATAGCTTTTCGCCTGGATGAAAAGCGGTTCGACGTGCAAGGAACCTACAATGCCCGCTTTGAAATCGTAAAAAAACGCATTGATAAAGCCCATGTAAAGGGTACTCAGGAACGTATCACGCAGTCGGGGAAACTGTGCGTGGTATATTCGGGAGAAGAAGAGGAGGCGGAATACGATCAGTACCTGACTCAGCTACAAAAGGAAGGACTGCTTGACTCCACCATAGAAAAATTGGATGTAGAAGATTTACAGGGAGTGGCTGGTTTAAAAGTACTGCGAGTCGGAATTACTGTACCAAGGGGAAAGGATTTTGCCTCCATACCGGTTGAATCCGGCCGTATTACTAAAGAACCCACTCCTAACTAG
- a CDS encoding DUF2490 domain-containing protein, translating to MKSHLLLIGFLLLTFISKGQSPRITDHNAIGWWVYMGDHTLSKRWQLHTEYQWRRVDFVKSWQQSLARVGLRYDLRKDLTLGAGYTHFTTYPYGKHPVADQEVPTFEHRLYEDVQWSGSLAAAELQHRIRLEQRWLGEPEGLGQHAMGSWEYANRIRYQLEVNYPLQGITLDDQEFYLTALDELFLNLGHDDNVYNQNRLLGGLGYQFTKDFQLELSYLHQISRHTDPDPVSQRPVYEINRGFRLTLQYNLNFTKTQLENK from the coding sequence ATGAAATCTCATCTACTATTAATTGGTTTTTTACTCCTTACCTTCATAAGCAAAGGTCAATCACCACGTATCACTGATCATAATGCGATTGGTTGGTGGGTCTACATGGGTGACCACACCCTCAGTAAACGTTGGCAACTCCATACCGAATACCAATGGCGTCGGGTTGATTTCGTCAAAAGTTGGCAGCAATCATTGGCTCGGGTTGGGCTGAGGTATGACCTACGGAAAGATTTAACCCTTGGGGCTGGGTACACTCATTTCACAACATACCCCTACGGGAAACATCCCGTAGCCGATCAGGAAGTGCCAACTTTTGAGCATCGCCTCTACGAAGACGTCCAGTGGTCAGGGAGTTTGGCGGCAGCCGAGCTTCAGCATCGGATTCGTCTAGAACAACGCTGGCTGGGCGAGCCCGAAGGACTAGGCCAGCACGCCATGGGCAGCTGGGAGTATGCCAATCGTATTCGCTATCAACTGGAAGTAAATTATCCGCTGCAGGGTATAACCCTGGACGATCAGGAATTTTACCTTACTGCCTTAGATGAATTGTTTCTGAATCTTGGCCACGACGATAATGTATATAATCAGAATCGACTTTTAGGCGGATTAGGCTATCAGTTTACAAAGGATTTTCAGCTTGAACTAAGCTACCTACATCAGATTTCACGGCACACTGATCCAGATCCTGTGAGCCAACGACCCGTTTATGAAATAAACCGTGGCTTTCGTTTAACCCTGCAATACAACCTGAATTTTACAAAAACTCAACTGGAAAATAAATAA